Proteins encoded by one window of Nicotiana tabacum cultivar K326 chromosome 10, ASM71507v2, whole genome shotgun sequence:
- the LOC107808797 gene encoding uncharacterized protein LOC107808797 produces the protein MAIDQDVEELFIMGESNLIIRQAQGEWETRDVKLLPYRKHVEDLRKWFKSVEFRYIPRFHNELADALATLDSMLPYPGNVHIDQLEIQIRERHGYCSAIEIEPDVQPWYPNIKRFLEEKEYPEQASGDQKRTIRRLSSGFFLSGEVLYKLQISTF, from the coding sequence atggcaatcgaTCAAGATGTGGAAGAATTGTTTATCATGGGAGAATCTAacttgattatccgacaagctcaaggtgaatgggaaactcgagatgtcaaaCTTCTTCCATACAGgaaacatgtggaagatcttagaaAATGGTTCAAATCCGtcgaattcaggtacattcctcggtTTCACAATGAGTTAGCCGATGCACTAGCTACTTTGGACTCGATGTTGCCATATCCAGGAAATGTCCACATTGACCAActggaaatccaaattcgagaaaGACATGGCTATTGCAGTGCAATTGAAATAGAGCCTgatgttcagccatggtatccTAATATCAAAAGATTCTTGGAAGAAAaagaatatcccgagcaagctagcggagaccaaaagagaactattagaaGGCTTTccagtggtttcttcttgagcggagagGTCTTGTACAAACTCCAGATCTCAACCTTTTAA